A region from the Vicia villosa cultivar HV-30 ecotype Madison, WI linkage group LG3, Vvil1.0, whole genome shotgun sequence genome encodes:
- the LOC131655943 gene encoding uncharacterized protein LOC131655943 translates to MQLQPSLKILSTNHCNMCRPVNHPSHSHINADEVIDPFTITSFDIDGLDPVTIIGNTMLVAKTKKTKHRTNRLKLENIPEETELYVDNSNEDTHHPGELEEACIHLEMDLEVLRKSIDVGVCVLCLGLGYMVSTKFRPQQKFSSLLSSSFFFL, encoded by the coding sequence ATGCAACTACAACCGTCTTTGAAAATCCTCTCCACCAACCACTGCAACATGTGTAGACCTGTCAATCATCCTTCACACTCACATATCAACGCTGATGAAGTCATAGACCCATTCACAATCACCAGCTTTGACATTGATGGACTCGATCCAGTTACTATCATAGGAAACACCATGTTAGTTGCAAAGACGAAGAAAACCAAACACAGGACCAATAGGTTGAAGTTGGAGAATATTCCAGAGGAAACAGAGCTATATGTTGATAATAGTAATGAAGATACTCATCATCCAGGAGAGCTTGAAGAAGCGTGTATTCACTTGGAGATGGATTTGGAAGTATTGAGGAAGTCTATTGATGTAGGAGTTTGTGTGCTCTGTCTCGGCTTAGGTTACATGGTTTCTACTAAGTTTCGACCCCAACAGAAATTTTCTTCACTTTTATCATCGTCATTTTTCTTCTTATAA